Below is a window of Ovis aries strain OAR_USU_Benz2616 breed Rambouillet chromosome 20, ARS-UI_Ramb_v3.0, whole genome shotgun sequence DNA.
ACGTGTAGAGAACATAATTATTTGGGGCTGCCTCTGCTCAGTTGGCCTGTATATAGTGTGTTtgtttatgtctgtgtgtgtgtgtgttaggcaaGAGAGAATTGTTGTAAATCCAGTATGGACCCAGAGTCACTAGAATCTTTGAGTAGTGCCTATggcagagcttccctgatagctcagctggtaaagaatctgcctgcaatgcaggagacccaggttcaattcctgggttgggaagatcccctggtgaagggaaagaatacccactccagtattctggtctggagaatcctatggactgtatagcccatggagtcgcagagtcggagagGGCTGAGCCACTTCCTACTTTCACTATGGCAGAGGACTCAGATAAGCTATGAAATCCGCTGGGGACTTCCCTTCCTAACCTGGTCCTCCCAGTGCCTGGCTCAGAGGAGGGCTGATTGTCACTGGTGCCATCCTCCCTGTAGGCTTCATTTGATCCTCCAGAGACTGGGTAAAGATACAGCTGAGGAGTGGGAGGGCCATTTCTGGGAAGGAAACTGAGAAATGCATTGTTTGccctccaaaaagaaaaaggggCAGGGGAGAAGGTATTGAGAGAGATATCTTAGAAGACTTACTAAACCCATAAAAAAAGGTTTGACTTGCTCCATGGCTTAATGGTCTTCCTGATGTCCTACCCAACACGGCAGCGTTTTACCTGCTCTAATAGTGGGGCTGGCGGCAGGATTTTGGGGGATTCACATCAATCTCGCGGGAGGGTGTTCTTTTCCGGTGTTGATGTTCTGACGCCctgttcccccaccccccacccctttctCCCTCTTGGTCCCGACCCTCTGCCTTTTCCCAGATTCCAGAGCAGCTGCTGGAGGATCGCACCCACGGGGAGATGATTCCTCATGAAGAGCCTGGATCCCCTACAGAAATCAAATGTGACTTTCCGTTTATCAGACTAAAACCAGAGCCAGTCCGACAGTGAAACGGTCACCGTGGAGGGGGGACGGCGAAAAATGAAATCCAACCAAGAGCGCAGCAACGAATGCCTGCCTCCCAAGAAGCGCGAGATCCCCGCCACCAGCCGGCCGTCCTCGGAGGACAAGGCAGTGCCCAGCGACAACCACCGCGCGGAGAATGCGGCATGGCTCCCCGGTGCCCGGGGCCACGTGGGCGGGCGGCTAGGGCCGGCGGGGCCCCCGGCGGAGCTCGGTTTACAGCAGGGAATAGGTTTACACAAAGCGCTGTCCACGGGGCTGGACTACTCCCCGCCCAGCGCGCCCCGGTCCGTCCCGGCGGTGGCATCCACCACGACGATGCCCGCGGCATACCCGCCGCCCCCGCCATCCGGGGCCCCCGTGTCCCCGGTGCAGTACGCCCACCTGCCGCACACGTTACAGTTCATCGGGTCTTCCCAGTACAGCGGGCCCTACACCGGCTTCATCCCTTCCCAGCTGATCTCGCCCACGGCCAGCCCGGTCACCAGCGCGGTGGCCTCGGCGGTGGGCGCTGCCACGCCTGCCCAGCGCTCCCAGCTGGAGGCCTATAGCAGCCTGCTGGCCGACATGGGCGGGCTGAGCCGAGCCTCCGGACACAAGGCTGAGCCACCGCCACCGCCGCCACCGCCGCAGCACCTAGGCCGGACTGCGGGGCTCCTCCCCCCGGGGTCCCCACCGCCCCCCCAGCAGAGCCAGTACGTGCGCATCTCCAGCTCGCCACAGAACGCCGCACGCCCGGCCTCGCCGCCGACCCTCCCCGTCCACCTGCACACGCACCCGACCATGAtcccacacacactcaccctgGGGCCCTCCCCGCAGGTGGTCGTGCAGTACACCGACTCCGGCAGCCACTTTGTCACCCGCGAGGCCACCAAGAAGGCCGAGAGCAGCCGGCTGCAGCAGGCCATACAAGCCAAGGAGATGCTGAACGGGGAGGTGGAGAAGGGCCGCCGGTACGGGGCGCCCCCTGCGGCCGACCTGGGCCTGGTGAAGGCGGCCGGCAAGGCGGTGCCCCACCCCTACGAGTCCAGGCACGTGGTGGTCCACCCCGGCCCCGCCGACTACAGTGTCCGCGACGCGTCGGGGGTGCGGGCCTCCGTGATGGTCCTGCCCAACAGCAGCACCCCCGCCGCCGACCTCGAGGGGCAGCAGGTCACCCACCGGGAGAACTCACCGTCCGCCCTCAACGACAAGAGCGGCCTGCACTTGGGGAAGCCCGGGCACCGCTCCTACGCACTGTCCCCGCAGCAGGCGCTGGGCCCCGAAGGCGTGAAGGCCGTCGCCACGCTGTCCCCGCATACGGTCATCCAGACCACACATAGCGCCTCGGAGGCCCTCCCGGTCGGGCTGCCGGCCACGGCCTTCTACGCGGGCACGCAGCCGCCGGTCATCGGCTACCTGAGCGGCCAGCAGCAAGCGATCACCTACGCCGGCGGCCTGCCCCCGCACCTGGTCATCCCGGGCACCCAGCCCCTGCTCATCCCCGTGGGCAGCGCCGACCTGGAGGGGTCGGGCGCCGCCTCGGCCATCGTCACGTCGTCGCCCCAGTTTGCTGCAGTGCCTCACACGTTCGTCACCACCGCCCTGGCCAAGAGCGAGAACTTCGGCCCTGAAGCCCTGGTCAGCCAGGCCGCCTACCCGGCCATGGTGCAGGCCCAGATCCACTTGCCCGTGGCGCAGTCCGTGGcctcccccgccgccgccgcgcccccCACGCTGCCGCCCTACTTCATGAAAGGCTCCATCATCCAGTTGGCCAACGGGGAGCTGAAGAAAGTGGAGGACCTGAAGACAGAGGACTTCATCCAGAGCGCGGAGATCAGCACCGACCTGAAGATCGACTCCAGCACGGTGGAGAGGATCGCGGACAGCCACAGCCCCGGCGTCGCCGTGATCCAGTTTGCCGTTGGGGATCACCGAGCGCAGGTAACATTGTGGCCGCATCACGGGGGTAGGGGGACACCGCGCCGTGCCGCCGCCCTTACCTCCTGGCACCGTGACCTGTCTGCGGCTGTGGGAGTGATTGAgggctttctttcactttcactttgtacgTAAAGGTTAGGCTTCTCACGTTCCTCCAACCACCATTCTCTAAGAGAATTAAGCCCTAATGCACCTGGAAGCATCCTCTGTTTGTAATGAATTAATTTCTCTGCTTCTCCAGTGGGGGCTGGTCAGGTACCATGCTTGGGACAGTTAAGAAAATCACCACTCGGGTTGTTTTGCTGATGTTGTCCTGTGGTTCGCATGAGTAACCCTGATTAAGAAAAGCCattttccacccccaccccaggaaaaGACAGTGCTGCTTCAGGGGAGAATGTTAGTTGCCCAGAGTTGCCATATCCCATTACAACATCAGtgttttgttactgtttttatttatttattttggctgtgctgggtcttagttgcagcactcaatCTGATCTTTAGtcgtggcatgtgaactcttagttgcagtgtgtgggatctagctccctgaccagggggtCGAACTCAGGCCGCCTGTAtcaggagcttggagtcttaggcgctggaccaccagggaagtcccaacatccATGTTTTAACATGTAGGTTTTGTTATCATTTAGGTATGGTGAGGCCAACAGAGGAGAATACATCTGGTTATACTCAGATCCCAAGGAGAGGGGATATGCCCGGCCACGTGGGCTGCCATGCGGAAGAAGGCCAGGGGCTGCTACAAGGCACTGGGAGCCAGGAGAATACATGAACAAGAGCCTTTGCTATCATTTCAGTGGGAAGGAGTGCGTGAGGCAAGGTAGCAAGCGTAGGTAGGCTAGTTGGAATCATTTCAGCAGGCTCTGGGTACAGGAGCTGTCCCTAGGTGTCTGATAGTGGCCCAGAGAGTGAAAGTCCCATTCactgaggaggaagctgaggtgtGGGTGTTTGCTTTACACGTGAAGAACAGTATCCCCAGCAGGGGAGCTGTTGGCTATGTCTAGGAATTAGCTAACACAGGGAGGGACGGTCCCTCCAGTGTCAGCAAGACCCCAAGATGTCAGAGCatcagatacagagaataaaaggCATGGGTCATATAATCTGGAAGGTCAAGGCTGTCCCATGTGATCTCCTGGACTTCTGATAAATAGGAACCCCCAAGGGCCAGATGCAGCCAAGCTGAGTCATGTTAAAACTAGAACCGGGATCAGCTCTTAATTTCCATGAGTTCCTTCAGTCCACTCTTTTCCAGCTTCTTAAATCACTTGAATGCCTTGATTCCACCCATGTGTT
It encodes the following:
- the ATXN1 gene encoding ataxin-1 isoform X1; the protein is MKSNQERSNECLPPKKREIPATSRPSSEDKAVPSDNHRAENAAWLPGARGHVGGRLGPAGPPAELGLQQGIGLHKALSTGLDYSPPSAPRSVPAVASTTTMPAAYPPPPPSGAPVSPVQYAHLPHTLQFIGSSQYSGPYTGFIPSQLISPTASPVTSAVASAVGAATPAQRSQLEAYSSLLADMGGLSRASGHKAEPPPPPPPPQHLGRTAGLLPPGSPPPPQQSQYVRISSSPQNAARPASPPTLPVHLHTHPTMIPHTLTLGPSPQVVVQYTDSGSHFVTREATKKAESSRLQQAIQAKEMLNGEVEKGRRYGAPPAADLGLVKAAGKAVPHPYESRHVVVHPGPADYSVRDASGVRASVMVLPNSSTPAADLEGQQVTHRENSPSALNDKSGLHLGKPGHRSYALSPQQALGPEGVKAVATLSPHTVIQTTHSASEALPVGLPATAFYAGTQPPVIGYLSGQQQAITYAGGLPPHLVIPGTQPLLIPVGSADLEGSGAASAIVTSSPQFAAVPHTFVTTALAKSENFGPEALVSQAAYPAMVQAQIHLPVAQSVASPAAAAPPTLPPYFMKGSIIQLANGELKKVEDLKTEDFIQSAEISTDLKIDSSTVERIADSHSPGVAVIQFAVGDHRAQVSVEVLVEYPFFVFGQGWSSCCPERTSQLFDLPCSKLSVGDVCISLTLKNLKNGSVKKGQPVDPASVLLKHSKTDGLAGSRHRYAEQENGISQGSAQMLSENGELKFPEKIGLPAAPLLTKIEPSKPAATRKRRWSAPETRKLEKSEDEPPLTLPKPSLISQEVKICIEGRSNVALQSFSRSKMLKVSKWFQGMNVNYELVCDNE
- the ATXN1 gene encoding ataxin-1 isoform X2, encoding MKSNQERSNECLPPKKREIPATSRPSSEDKAVPSDNHRAENAAWLPGARGHVGGRLGPAGPPAELGLQQGIGLHKALSTGLDYSPPSAPRSVPAVASTTTMPAAYPPPPPSGAPVSPVQYAHLPHTLQFIGSSQYSGPYTGFIPSQLISPTASPVTSAVASAVGAATPAQRSQLEAYSSLLADMGGLSRASGHKAEPPPPPPPPQHLGRTAGLLPPGSPPPPQQSQYVRISSSPQNAARPASPPTLPVHLHTHPTMIPHTLTLGPSPQVVVQYTDSGSHFVTREATKKAESSRLQQAIQAKEMLNGEVEKGRRYGAPPAADLGLVKAAGKAVPHPYESRHVVVHPGPADYSVRDASGVRASVMVLPNSSTPAADLEGQQVTHRENSPSALNDKSGLHLGKPGHRSYALSPQQALGPEGVKAVATLSPHTVIQTTHSASEALPVGLPATAFYAGTQPPVIGYLSGQQQAITYAGGLPPHLVIPGTQPLLIPVGSADLEGSGAASAIVTSSPQFAAVPHTFVTTALAKSENFGPEALVSQAAYPAMVQAQIHLPVAQSVASPAAAAPPTLPPYFMKGSIIQLANGELKKVEDLKTEDFIQSAEISTDLKIDSSTVERIADSHSPGVAVIQFAVGDHRAQVSVEVLVEYPFFVFGQGWSSCCPERTSQLFDLPCSKLSVGDVCISLTLKNLKNGSVKKGQPVDPASVLLKHSKTDGLAGSRHRYAEQENGISQGSAQMLSENGELKFPEKIGLPAAPLLTKIEPSKPAATRKRRWSAPETRKLEKSEDEPPLTLPKPSLISQEVKICIEGRSNVGK